From the Cryptomeria japonica chromosome 2, Sugi_1.0, whole genome shotgun sequence genome, one window contains:
- the LOC131033859 gene encoding photosystem I reaction center subunit III, chloroplastic produces MAGVSVPTGLMKPLAGRSLGCRTPCRVERRVVMCSASEGSESNKGMIAFGKKMSTALALAAVMTSGAAVGTAQADIAGLTPCKESKAFEKREKQALKKLQNSLKAYAPESAPALAIKASIEKTKRRFDNYGKEGLLCGTDGLPHLIVDGDQAHWGEFITPGLLFLYIAGWIGWVGRSYLIAVRAEKKPTEKEIILDVPLYARIIGRGFIWPLAAANEFLSGKLIEDDANITVSPR; encoded by the coding sequence ATGGCAGGAGTTTCAGTTCCAACAGGGCTAATGAAGCCCTTAGCAGGCAGATCACTGGGTTGCAGAACGCCATGCCGGGTGGAAAGGCGAGTAGTGATGTGCTCAGCGAGTGAGGGCTCGGAATCGAACAAGGGCATGATTGCATTTGGGAAGAAGATGTCGACAGCCCTGGCTCTGGCGGCGGTGATGACGAGCGGAGCGGCGGTGGGGACAGCGCAGGCGGACATTGCAGGGCTGACTCCCTGCAAGGAATCCAAGGCCTTCGAGAAGAGGGAAAAGCAGGCCCTAAAGAAGTTGCAGAACAGCCTCAAGGCTTACGCCCCTGAGAGTGCTCCTGCCCTGGCAATCAAGGCCAGTATTGAGAAGACAAAGCGCCGATTCGACAATTATGGGAAAGAGGGGCTGCTCTGTGGCACTGATGGCCTGCCCCACCTGATTGTCGATGGCGACCAGGCCCATTGGGGAGAATTCATCACTCCTGGCCTCCTCTTTTTGTATATTGCTGGATGGATTGGGTGGGTTGGGCGCTCCTACCTCATTGCTGTTCGCGCTGAGAAGAAACCCACCGAGAAGGAGATCATCCTTGATGTTCCTCTTTACGCCCGCATCATCGGCCGAGGGTTTATCTGGCCTCTTGCTGCTGCCAATGAGTTCCTCAGTGGCAAGCTCATTGAGGACGATGCCAACATTACTGTTTCTCCCAGATAA